The following proteins are encoded in a genomic region of Cryptomeria japonica chromosome 11, Sugi_1.0, whole genome shotgun sequence:
- the LOC131053748 gene encoding LRR receptor-like serine/threonine-protein kinase FLS2, with the protein MHPLFGMCFVLFHFLLPCTSAITDEQSLIDFRKSITLDPLNSLANWVPTVHFCNWTGVTCNSARNRVQLLELADMQLEGTISHSIGNLSFLTQLDLINNSFVGQIPQEIGRIQGLEALYLSINHLQGSIPRNLTSCKELQELNLAANQLTGTIPPELSMLTNLRVLQLGSNNLSGNIPPSLGNLSHLEVLYMEDLELEGHIPPELGNLSNLTSFLLFENRRLTGPIPSSISNCSRLIELGLYSNSLTGSIPLELGKLSRLTVLYLWDNQLKGTIPATIANCTQLSELDLELNHLSGEVPLVLSRLSKLQTLSLSSNQLVSGSSDTIPILTALQNCTVLKSILIHDNYLTGNLPEQLPKNLTLLSLYRNNITGIIPSLIANITYLRDLDLSFNLLTGRIPSSLRSLGNLQRLLLDNNKLEGSIPSEIGEIKSLGKLSVSHNKLSGEIPDTIGSLQQLTHLVLNHNNLSRNIPASLGKCYKLQLLDLSNNQLSGLIPQEVASLANLQFYFNLSRNFLEGSLPMEIGKMIHVQAIDVSANRLEGTIPATLESCEQLEYLNLSSNELQGPIPSSLSGLKTLVSMDLSFNNLSGLIPVSLRSLNMLQYLNLSFNNFSGEIREEGIFKNLTAASFMGNTFLCGEWIELRSCSVLNTQPKDHTNRTKILAAVGGTIGFLFVCLLILGLIYRRHKVNSDAHSDILPLKLMDDKGISYQEIVKATDGFNEKNLLGTGSFGSVYKGIMDDGKIAAFKLLNLQNEEASKSFSKECKVLAEVRHRNLVKIISFCLEFGHKVLVLDFMSNGNLDTLLHSKDNSLTFREILNIAIDVIHGLEYLHQDCFLQVVHCDIKPSNILLDDYMTAHVADFGIAQIICGSDTSTTESGSTSTLALKGSMGYIAPEYGFGGKVSTRGDIYSYGIMLLEMVTRKSPTDHMFVGGLNLHKWVNMHFDNKLDEIVDTSMMKEIGEYGVNQCLIPFLLVGLECSKEYPSERPSAREVVGVLKTIRGTLLEAHENL; encoded by the exons ATGCATCCCCTGTTTGGAATGTGCtttgttctctttcattttctgTTGCCCTGTACCTCTGCAATTACTGATGAGCAAAGTCTTATAGATTTCAGGAAATCCATCACCTTGGATCCTCTAAATTCCTTAGCCAATTGGGTCCCTACTGTTCACTTCTGCAATTGGACTGGAGTTACTTGTAATTCAGCCAGAAACAGAGTGCAATTGCTTGAGTTGGCAGATATGCAATTAGAAGGTACCATCTCCCATTCAATTGGCAACCTCTCATTCCTTACACAACTCGACCTCATCAACAACAGTTTTGTAGGCCAAATTCCACAGGAAATAGGGCGAATTCAAGGTTTAGAGGCTCTCTATCTTTCAATCAATCATTTACAGGGCTCTATTCCAAGGAATTTGACTTCCTGCAAGGAGTTACAAGAATTGAACCTCGCTGCTAACCAATTGACTGGAACAATTCCTCCAGAATTGAGTATGCTTACAAATCTTCGTGTCCTTCAACTCGGCTCCAACAATCTTTCTGGTAACATCCCTCCCTCCTTAGGAAATCTCTCTCATCTCGAAGTATTGTATATGGAAGATCTTGAACTTGAAGGTCACATTCCACCAGAACTGGGAAATCTATCTAACTTGACCTCTTTTCTCCTCTTTGAGAATCGCCGTTTAACTGGCCCTATTCCTTCATCAATCTCAAATTGTTCGCGCTTGATCGAATTGGGCCTCTATAGCAACAGTTTGACTGGTAGTATTCCACTAGAATTGGGCAAGCTATCTCGCCTTACAGTTCTATATCTATGGGACAATCAGCTGAAAGGCACCATCCCAGCCACAATTGCCAATTGTACACAACTGAGTGAACTTGATTTGGAGCTCAACCATCTCAGTGGAGAAGTACCATTGGTGTTGAGCAGGCTTTCAAAGCTTCAAACACTGAGCCTATCGTCTAATCAACTTGTTAGCGGCAGCTCAGACACCATTCCCATTCTTACTGCCCTTCAGAATTGCACCGTCCTGAAAAGCATATTGATTCATGACAATTATTTGACTGGAAACTTGCCAGAGCAGCTTCCAAAAAATCTTACTCTGTTGTCACTATATAGAAATAATATAACAGGAATTATACCTTCACTTATTGCCAACATAACCTACTTGAGAGACCTTGATTTGTCATTCAATCTCCTTACAGGCCGCATCCCATCCTCTCTCAGAAGCCTGGGTAATTTGCAAAGATTATTGTTGGATAACAACAAGCTAGAAGGAAGCATACCCAGTGAGATTGGTGAAATAAAAAGCCTTGGGAAGCTATCAGTGAGCCATAATAAGCTTTCTGGAGAGATCCCTGATACAATTGGTAGCCTTCAACAGTTAACGCATCTTGTGCTTAACCACAACAATCTATCCAGGAATATACCTGCAAGTTTGGGAAAATGCTACAAATTGCAATTGCTGGATCTCTCCAACAATCAGCTCAGTGGACTCATACCCCAGGAAGTGGCTAGTCTTGCTAATTTACAGTTTTATTTCAATTTATCCAGAAACTTCTTGGAGGGATCTCTGCCCATGGAGATTGGAAAGATGATTCATGTTCAAGCTATTGATGTTTCAGCTAACAGGTTAGAAGGTACAATTCCAGCTACTCTGGAAAGTTGTGAGCAACTTGAATATCTGAATTTATCTTCCAATGAATTGCAAGGGCCAATACCCAGTTCTCTCAGTGGATTAAAAACTCTTGTAAGCATGGACCTGTCTTTCAACAATCTTTCAGGTTTGATCCCTGTGTCTCTTAGGTCGCTGAATATGCTTCAATATTTGAATTTGTCGTTCAATAACTTCAGTGGAGAAATCAGAGAAGAGGGCATCTTTAAAAATTTGACAGCTGCATCATTTATGGGAAATACGTTTCTCTGTGGAGAATGGATCGAGTTACGTTCATGCTCTGTTCTCAATACTCAGCCAAAAGACCACACCAACAGAACTAAAATATTAGCAGCAGTGGGTGGAACCATTGGCTTcctgtttgtttgtttgttgatcTTGGGCCTAATTTACAGGAGGCACAAGGTCAACTCCGATGCTCATAGTGACATTTTGCCCCTGAAACTAATGGATGACAAGGGGATTTCCTATCAAGAAATCGTTAAAGCCACTGATGGGTTCAACGAGAAAAACTTGTTAGGGACTGGCAGCTTTGGCTCAGTGTACAAAGGCATTATGGATGATGGTAAAATTGCTGCTTTCAAACTTCTAAATTTGCAAAATGAGGAAGCGAGCAAGAGCTTCAGCAAGGAATGCAAAGTGTTGGCAGAAGTCAGGCACAGGAACCTGGTCAAAATCATATCCTTCTGTTTAGAATTTGGACACAAAGTATTGGTTTTAGATTTCATGTCCAATGGGAATCTGGACACACTACTGCATTCCAAGGATAACTCATTGACCTTCAGGGAGATATTGAACATAGCAATCGATGTTATCCATGGATTAGAATATCTGCATCAGGACTGTTTTCTGCAAGTTGTACACTGTGATATAAAACCAAGCAACATTCTTCTGGATGATTATATGACAGCACATGTAGCAGATTTTGGGATTGCCCAAATAATTTGTGGGTCAGATACAAGTACCACTGAGTCAGGAAGTACTTCCACTCTAGCTCTCAAGGGATCGATGGGCTACATTGCACCAG AGTATGGATTTGGTGGGAAGGTATCCACGAGAGGCGATATTTACAGTTATGGTATTATGCTGTTGGAAATGGTAACTAGAAAGAGTCCAACTGACCATATGTTTGTTGGAGGATTGAACCTCCACAAGTGGGTAAACATGCATTTTGATAACAAATTGGACGAGATTGTTGACACGAGCATGATGAAGGAAATAGGAGAATATGGAGTAAATCAGTGTCTCATTCCATTCCTACTTGTTGGCTTGGAGTGTTCAAAGGAGTACCCCAGTGAAAGACCCTCAGCCAGAGAGGTGGTAGGAGTACTGAAAACTATTAGGGGGACTCTCCTTGAAGCTCATGAAAATTTGTAA